A region of the Gemmatimonadota bacterium genome:
CGGGCCTGACCTTCACGGCCGGCCGTTTCGAGGGCGGTGCGGGCATCCGGCTGTGGCGAACGCCGGCCGGCAGTGAGGGCGGCTATCATGCAGGCCTGGGCGTGTCCCTGAGACCCGACCTCTACGCCTACCTGAATGTCGGCAAGACCGTGACCGATCCGCTCTACGGGACCCGGGGCAGCGCCACGGCCAGCTTTGGCTTGAGCTGGCGCGTGGGGCGCAGCGCGACCCGATCGGCGCCCAGCGTAGTCGAGGTGGGAGCGAAGGCCGGCAAAGGGCGGCGGGTGGTGTTCCGACTTCGCCAGCATGCGGAGCAGGTCGGGCTGGCCGGTGATTTCAGCGATTGGCAGCCCCGGCCCATGCGCCGGCAGGGGAACGAGTGGGTCCTCGAGCTGGTGCTCGCGCCGGGAGTCTACCACTTCTCGTTCGTGCTGGACGGGCAGCGCTGGATGGTTCCTGATGATGCGCCGGGCATGGTCGAGGACGGCTGGGGCCAGCGCAACGCCACGGTCGTGGTCGAGGACACGTAATGTCCCGGGTCAACTCTCTTGCCGGGCGCCCCGGAGCGCTCGTAATGGAAGCAGCCATGAAGCGTATAGCATTCAGCTTGCTGACCCTGCTGGCCGCCGCGCTGGCGCCGATCGCCGCGGGCGGAGTGATGCGGGTGGCCGCGGCGCAGGAGCCGGCAGGCCTTGCCCAGGCCCGAGCCTCGCTTCCGCCCGAAGCCGCGCGGGAGCTCGAGCGCACGGTGTCCGCCGCGCGAGCGCGCGGGTTGCCCACCGAGCCCCTGGTGAGCAAAGCGCTGGAGGGTGCGGCCAAGGGCGTACCCGCCGAGCGCATCCTCGCGGTCGTGCGGCTTCGGGCCGAACAGTTGGGCCGCGCCCAGGCCTTGCTCCAGGGGAGGGCCGCGAGCCCCGCCGACGTAACCGCGGTGGCCGATGCCCTGCAGCGCGGCGTGCCCGAGTCCACCGTGAAGGCGCTGGTCAGCGGCGCGCGCCCCGATGAGCCCGTGGCCCTCGCCGCCCACACCCTGGCCGACCTGCTCGAGGCCGGCGTGCCCGTGCAGGCCGCCCTCGAAGTGCTGACTGCCTGGCGCAGCAGGGGCGCGAATCCAGCCGAGCTCCACGAGCTGCCCGCCGCGGTGGCGCGGCTGGTCCGACAGGGCACGCTTCCCGCCCAGGCGGCCGCCGCCGTTGCCGCCGCCGTTCGCGCCGGGCGCTCCCCCGCGTCCGCTCTCCCGCCCGTGCCACTCGGAGGCACACGCGGCGAGCTGCGCGGCGGCGGCCGCCAGGGACCACCCCTCGCGCCCGGTCTCCTGCCGCCGGCCGAGCGCGGGCGCAACAAGGGTAAGAAACCGCCACCCACATAGAACCACGGGCATTTTTCTCGACCCGCGGAGGCGGCCTGGTCCGCGGCCGAGCCGGAGCAGGCCGCCACGGCCAAGGGTTGATGCCCCGCAGCAGAACCGGCTAACTTCGCCCCTGAAGCCGCCGGCTCGAGGCCGGCCGGTGGGCGGCTGTCATCCGGGGACCGCCGCACCCCGGCCAGCGCAGCCCAGCCGGCCGCGCTGCCTCAAGGATACCCAGAGAGACCCCGATGCCTGTACGTGCCCTCACGCCACCGGGCTTCGCGCTGCTGCTGACGATCCTGCTGCCGCTGGCGGCGCCGGCGCAGCAGGGCGAGGCATACCAGTCATTGACCATGGCATTCGGGTGGGGAGCCATCGCTCCCGTCGAGGACACGCCCTTCCAGGGGGATGCCCTGGACGCGGACCCAGGACTGCAACTGGCCGTGGGGCTCGAGGTCCGCCGCACCCCGTGGCTGCTGGCCTACGCGCGGGGGGATGCCGACGCCGCCGAGATCCGCCAGCACCTGGGGCTCACTGGCGGGCTGCGGCTGCTCTTGCGGAGCAGCGGGCGGATCCGGCCGTATGCCGGCGCCGGGGCCGGCCTGCTGTGGCTAGAGCCGAAGGTGAACGTGGCCGCGCAGGTGCAGCGTCAGTTCGCGTTGCGCGGGGAAGGATACGTCGGCGCCGATTGGGCCGTGCGGCCGGGGCTCCGCTGGTTCGGCGAATACCGGCTGGCCGGCGCCCGCTACACCGCCGTGGGCCGTGTCGAGGGGTGCACGGCCGAGCAGAATTGCGCCACCGAATCGAAGTCGCGCCTGCTGCACCTGGGCCACACGGCCTGGGCAGGTGCCCGGATCAAGCTCTTTTGAGGAAAGCTAGCGCACTTCTTCTTCCTGAATCGGATTGGTCACGAGCGAGCCCTGATCCACCGCGCCGCTGGCACCCTCGGTCACGCCGATCGGAGTCAGCGCGCCGCCGCGCAGGGCGGCAATGAGCCCACCGGCCAGCAGTACTTCCCGCTCCTGCTCGGAGAAGTGGGCCAGCACGACGAATTCCACACCCGCGTCCCGCAGCCGAACCGGGATCTCCTCCTGCCCGTCCATCAGGGCCCGCCGGATATTACTGATCACCCAGGTGTCTCCCTGCCTGGCGCGATCCTTGTCCGCATCCTCGGCAAAGCTAAGCGGCGGGATGCCCTGGGCGATCAGGTTGCGCCGGTGGATGCGGGCAAAGGACTGTGCGATCACGGCTTGCACACCCAGGTACTTGGGCGCCAGTGCGGCGTGCTCGCGGCTCGATCCCTGGCCGTAGTTGTGACCCGCGACAATGAAGCCGCCGCCCCACTCCCGGGCGCGACCGGCGAAGTGCGAATCGAAGCGGCGCAGCGTGAAGCTGGCAATGGCGGCAACATTCGAGCGAAAGGCCATGACGATGGCGCCGTCCGGCGCCAGGTCACCCGTGCTGACGTCGTCGGGAAGTACGATCAGCACACGGCCGACGAGCTCTTCCGGCATCGGCTGCTGCGGCGGCGGCGTCTGGATATTCGGCCCCCGCACGATCTCGATCTTTCGCGCCTCTTCGACCGACGGAGGCGGCACGATATTGCCATCGTGAATGAAGGGCTGGGCTGGCAGCGGCGGCAGTTCGGGCTCCTCGCCCAGATCTCGAGGGTCGGTGATCACGCCCCTCAGCGCCGTGGCCGCTGCCGTCGCCGGACTGCACAGGTACACCTGATCGTTGTCCGTGCCGCTGCGCCCCGGGAAGTTGCGGTTGAAGGTGCGCAGCGAAACAGCGCCGGACGGGGGCGCCTGCCCCATGCCCACGCATGGGCCGCAGGCGGGCTCGAGCATGCGCGCCCCGGCAGCAATCAGGTGACGGTACGCGCTGGTGGCAGCAATGATGTCAAGGATCTGCCGCGAGCCGGGCGTGACCGTGAGCCACACCCCGGGGGGAACCATCTTCCCCTTGAGCACTTCCGCAACCAGGGCCAGATCCTGGTAGCCGGAATTCACCGAGCTGCCCACGCACACCTGGCGGACCTCGAGACCCGCGACCTCCCGCACCGGCACCACGTTGCCGGGACTCTGCGGCTTCGCGATCAGCGGCTCGAGCCGGTCGAGCTCGATGACCTCCTCTTCGTCGTAGCGGGCACCGCGATCCGCCGCCAGCTCGACCCACTGCTCCCCGCGACGCTGATACTCGAGCCAGGCGCGCGCCTGCGCGTCCGAGGGGAAAACGCCGGTCGTGGCGCCCGTCTCCACCGTCATGTTGCAGATCGTCGCACGCTGCGTCACGTTCAGGCCGGCCACTCCGGGACCGCAAAACTCGAACACGCAGCCGCGCCCACCGCGCACCCCTCGGCGACGCAGCAGCTCGAGAATGATATCCTTCGCCTGCACCCACGGCCGCAGCTCTCCCTCGAGTCTCACCCCCACGACCTTGGGCATGTGCAGCGCGAAGGGGTAGCCGGCCAGGGCAACGGCCACGTCGAGTCCCCCCGCACCAATGGCGATCATGCCCAAGGCACCGGAGGTCGTAGTGTGGCTGTCCGCGCCGATCAGGATCTCGCCCGGCCTGGCAAACCGCTCGACATGCAGGTAA
Encoded here:
- a CDS encoding aconitate hydratase — its product is MATTLTHRIISEHLVGGRMERGEEIQVRVDQALLQDATGTMACLQLEQLGAAAGPLAAEGQEAARTLGHLEALGVDRVRVPLAVQYVDHNILAIDFKNPDDHLFLETFCARYGIYYSRPGNGICHYLHVERFARPGEILIGADSHTTTSGALGMIAIGAGGLDVAVALAGYPFALHMPKVVGVRLEGELRPWVQAKDIILELLRRRGVRGGRGCVFEFCGPGVAGLNVTQRATICNMTVETGATTGVFPSDAQARAWLEYQRRGEQWVELAADRGARYDEEEVIELDRLEPLIAKPQSPGNVVPVREVAGLEVRQVCVGSSVNSGYQDLALVAEVLKGKMVPPGVWLTVTPGSRQILDIIAATSAYRHLIAAGARMLEPACGPCVGMGQAPPSGAVSLRTFNRNFPGRSGTDNDQVYLCSPATAAATALRGVITDPRDLGEEPELPPLPAQPFIHDGNIVPPPSVEEARKIEIVRGPNIQTPPPQQPMPEELVGRVLIVLPDDVSTGDLAPDGAIVMAFRSNVAAIASFTLRRFDSHFAGRAREWGGGFIVAGHNYGQGSSREHAALAPKYLGVQAVIAQSFARIHRRNLIAQGIPPLSFAEDADKDRARQGDTWVISNIRRALMDGQEEIPVRLRDAGVEFVVLAHFSEQEREVLLAGGLIAALRGGALTPIGVTEGASGAVDQGSLVTNPIQEEEVR